In the Xiamenia xianingshaonis genome, one interval contains:
- a CDS encoding IMPACT family protein, with product MDSYTTIDGTAVAEIEEKKSRFIASLAHVETEEEALAHLEAVRAANRMARHNVYAYVLRGAGTGRVRYSDDGEPQKTAGLPTLEVLQHAGLTDVIAVVTRYFGGTLLGTGGLVRAYTQATQAAVDAATVVEVSVCVDFTVRMAYPAYESFVRLATDCGGKVLDTQFTDVVTVRLRMIDGTQDPFLAKLTELMRGQQDVAASEPFTAPF from the coding sequence TTGGATTCGTACACCACCATCGACGGCACGGCGGTTGCCGAGATAGAAGAGAAGAAGAGCCGCTTCATCGCGAGTTTGGCCCATGTGGAGACGGAAGAAGAAGCGCTCGCGCATTTGGAAGCGGTGCGGGCCGCCAACCGCATGGCGCGGCACAACGTGTACGCCTATGTGCTGCGCGGCGCCGGGACGGGGCGCGTGCGCTATTCCGACGACGGCGAGCCGCAGAAGACCGCCGGGCTGCCCACGCTCGAAGTGCTGCAGCATGCGGGGCTGACCGACGTGATCGCCGTGGTCACGCGCTATTTCGGGGGGACGCTGCTGGGAACGGGCGGGCTGGTGCGCGCCTACACGCAGGCGACGCAGGCCGCCGTGGACGCGGCGACGGTCGTGGAGGTGTCGGTGTGCGTGGACTTCACCGTGCGGATGGCGTATCCGGCATACGAGTCGTTCGTGCGGCTGGCGACCGACTGCGGCGGCAAGGTCCTCGACACCCAGTTCACCGACGTGGTCACGGTGCGGCTGCGCATGATCGACGGCACGCAGGACCCGTTTTTGGCGAAGCTGACCGAGCTGATGCGCGGGCAGCAAGACGTGGCGGCGTCCGAGCCGTTCACGGCGCCGTTCTAA
- a CDS encoding GTP pyrophosphokinase — protein sequence MDQTPLVPDAIDDSWPPCAADQASSDPLPHRAPAAFLPSDDFRDTMDDFQRIHDAGLQARAIIQKYQAAMRLMEVRFEILDRDLNLKKHRNPIHSIESRIKKPASIFEKLERYGKEPTLENMERYIMDIAGVRVICSYISDVYSLLDLLCRQDDLEIVAVKDYIENPKPNGYRSLHVIVRIPVYFLDQKEMIPVEVQLRTIAMDFWASLEHDLKYKSVSTVQGIDSYDELADCSRVIKEVEARMQVLARALEMDE from the coding sequence GTGGACCAAACGCCGCTTGTGCCCGACGCCATTGACGACTCGTGGCCTCCGTGTGCCGCTGACCAGGCATCTTCCGACCCGTTGCCGCATCGTGCGCCGGCCGCCTTCCTGCCCTCTGACGACTTCCGCGACACGATGGACGACTTCCAGCGCATCCACGACGCCGGTCTGCAGGCTCGCGCCATCATCCAAAAGTACCAGGCCGCCATGCGCTTGATGGAGGTCCGCTTCGAGATCCTCGACCGAGACCTCAACCTGAAAAAGCACCGCAACCCCATCCATTCCATCGAGTCGCGCATCAAAAAGCCCGCAAGCATTTTCGAAAAGTTGGAACGCTACGGCAAGGAGCCCACGCTCGAGAACATGGAGCGCTACATCATGGACATCGCCGGCGTGCGCGTGATCTGCTCCTACATCAGCGACGTGTACAGCCTGCTCGATCTGCTGTGCCGCCAAGACGACCTGGAAATCGTCGCGGTCAAAGACTACATCGAGAACCCGAAGCCCAACGGGTACCGGTCGCTGCACGTCATCGTGCGCATTCCGGTGTACTTCCTCGACCAGAAGGAAATGATACCTGTTGAGGTGCAATTACGCACGATCGCGATGGACTTCTGGGCGTCGCTCGAACACGACCTGAAATACAAGTCGGTCAGCACGGTGCAAGGCATCGATTCCTACGACGAGCTGGCCGATTGCAGCCGCGTCATCAAGGAGGTCGAAGCGCGCATGCAGGTGCTCGCCCGGGCGCTCGAAATGGACGAGTAG
- the mazG gene encoding nucleoside triphosphate pyrophosphohydrolase: MTASASEAPETRTAMQVAAAPVAHPTFDQFVATIAALRAPQGCPWDREQTHVSIADNMIEEAYEAVDAIEAADVPHMREELGDVLLQVVLQSQIAAEAGEFTIDDVAADVNDKIVRRHPHVFGDVKAGSASEVLDVWDAIKLTEKQVAESGEEGAEGKSSLVKGLLDGVPASFPALMQAQKISRKAAAAGFEWDTVADVWGKVREEEAELREAYGVAPKAKNGKVEAEGEPTPEMQALGLSAQEAIAGVEEEFGDLLFTLVNVARKMGVNAEGALRASCAKFRRRFAAMEAAARAEGTTLEELPTSEQNCLWEVVKHAAD, from the coding sequence ATGACCGCTTCCGCATCCGAGGCGCCCGAGACGCGCACGGCAATGCAAGTTGCCGCCGCACCTGTCGCCCACCCGACGTTTGACCAGTTCGTCGCCACGATCGCCGCGCTTCGTGCGCCGCAGGGCTGTCCGTGGGATCGCGAACAGACGCACGTCTCCATCGCCGACAACATGATCGAAGAGGCCTACGAGGCCGTTGACGCCATCGAGGCCGCCGACGTGCCCCACATGCGCGAAGAACTTGGCGACGTGCTGCTGCAGGTGGTGCTGCAAAGCCAAATCGCCGCCGAGGCCGGCGAGTTCACCATCGACGACGTGGCCGCCGACGTCAACGACAAGATCGTCCGCCGCCACCCGCACGTCTTCGGCGACGTGAAAGCCGGCAGCGCAAGCGAGGTCTTGGACGTGTGGGACGCCATCAAGCTGACCGAAAAGCAGGTGGCCGAAAGCGGCGAAGAGGGGGCCGAGGGAAAGAGTTCCCTGGTGAAAGGCTTGCTTGACGGCGTCCCGGCCAGTTTTCCCGCGCTGATGCAGGCGCAGAAGATCTCGCGGAAGGCGGCTGCGGCGGGCTTTGAGTGGGACACGGTCGCCGACGTGTGGGGCAAGGTGCGCGAAGAAGAAGCCGAGCTGCGTGAAGCCTACGGCGTCGCGCCGAAGGCCAAAAACGGCAAGGTGGAAGCGGAAGGCGAGCCGACGCCGGAGATGCAGGCGTTGGGGCTGTCGGCGCAAGAGGCGATCGCCGGCGTCGAGGAAGAGTTCGGCGACTTGCTGTTCACGCTGGTCAACGTCGCGCGGAAGATGGGCGTGAATGCGGAAGGGGCGCTGCGTGCGTCGTGCGCGAAGTTCCGCCGTCGTTTCGCCGCGATGGAGGCCGCCGCCCGCGCCGAGGGCACGACGCTTGAGGAGCTGCCGACGTCCGAGCAAAACTGCCTTTGGGAAGTCGTGAAGCACGCCGCCGACTAG
- a CDS encoding serine/threonine-protein kinase — protein sequence MASDELILGRYQPLFEAGAGGFATVIVAFDVRIQRQVAIKIIELTDAQEARAALPGANAVSRDQDDGLPVRGNHVRRGGEAAGRKTAVLATAAPEDVPPWEDLPAAVQPTEEIPVAGLSAAERPTEDIPAVQPTEEIPPVEASPAAVMYTDDPASTMCLYPAPVGELVPAAGVTERLASEPADDPFSPAADVDPLLQAPLMTRLPGLDEARTAAMLDDPSIVTVYDFEVRDHRAYLIMEYVEGLTLAQFLERFDDDLTLPMIAAVFQGVARALEAAHARGVLHLDIKPDNVLINKKGQVKVSDFGLATLADASGLADPGGGTIGYMPLEQMRQHYVDARSDQWSLAALAYEMIAGENPFEADDLRTAEARIEQAELLLPSLCWEDLPPEADDALFRALSIPPEGRYESVNAFAEDFLPLLGSAKTGTRQIKALMEEGDEPVDATEPLSPAEPRLPLRQRVTPQHRRAAARVVGALGTGLLGLVASTTFAGVLGMAFDGVAVQAAGLLIGLAVGALTPRGGAAAGYLALSVAFIVAGAPAVGCVLLAVAAAWWWFVGREDDPSANGGLAAPLAGACWLAPVAPLAAGMIERPARAAATAAFSLVASVALGSCAPGAAGGVSATGAEVFAWPVVELALHGVPASAQAGATALVTTPAPWILGAGWVVAAGLFALLRNRPTRGFAIFGAIAATLVLLGAVAACAATAGVNAASGTLAAQVASTVASGALAVAFATLVNPEAPNAEYEIKAD from the coding sequence GTGGCTTCCGACGAGCTGATTCTTGGCCGCTACCAGCCCCTTTTTGAAGCGGGCGCCGGCGGATTTGCTACTGTTATAGTAGCATTTGACGTGCGCATCCAGCGCCAGGTGGCCATCAAGATCATCGAGCTGACCGATGCGCAGGAAGCTCGCGCCGCCCTGCCCGGTGCCAATGCGGTTTCTCGCGATCAGGACGACGGGCTGCCGGTGCGGGGAAACCACGTGCGAAGGGGCGGGGAAGCGGCCGGCCGCAAAACCGCCGTTTTGGCAACGGCCGCGCCCGAAGACGTGCCTCCCTGGGAGGACCTGCCCGCCGCCGTGCAGCCGACTGAGGAGATCCCCGTGGCAGGCCTGTCCGCCGCGGAGCGGCCGACCGAAGACATCCCCGCCGTGCAGCCGACCGAAGAAATACCCCCCGTGGAGGCGTCCCCGGCCGCCGTGATGTACACCGACGACCCGGCTTCCACGATGTGCCTCTACCCTGCGCCTGTTGGCGAGCTGGTCCCCGCCGCCGGCGTCACGGAACGCCTTGCCTCTGAGCCTGCTGACGACCCCTTTTCGCCTGCCGCCGACGTCGACCCGCTTTTGCAGGCGCCCCTCATGACGCGCCTGCCCGGCCTTGACGAGGCTCGCACGGCGGCCATGCTCGACGATCCGTCGATCGTTACGGTGTACGACTTCGAGGTGCGCGACCACCGCGCCTACCTTATTATGGAGTACGTCGAAGGCCTCACGCTTGCCCAGTTTCTGGAGCGCTTCGACGACGATCTGACGCTGCCGATGATCGCGGCGGTGTTCCAAGGCGTTGCCCGCGCGCTCGAAGCGGCCCACGCACGCGGCGTGCTGCATTTGGACATCAAGCCCGACAACGTGCTCATCAACAAGAAAGGCCAGGTCAAAGTCAGCGATTTCGGTCTGGCGACCCTTGCCGACGCAAGCGGTCTGGCCGACCCGGGCGGCGGCACCATCGGGTACATGCCGCTTGAGCAGATGCGCCAGCACTACGTCGACGCCCGCAGCGACCAGTGGTCGCTCGCCGCGCTGGCCTATGAGATGATCGCGGGGGAAAACCCGTTTGAAGCCGACGACCTTCGGACGGCCGAGGCGCGCATCGAGCAGGCGGAGCTGCTGCTGCCGTCGCTGTGCTGGGAGGACCTGCCGCCCGAGGCCGACGACGCGCTGTTCCGGGCCCTCAGCATTCCGCCTGAGGGCCGCTATGAGTCCGTCAATGCGTTCGCTGAAGATTTCTTGCCGCTGCTGGGAAGCGCGAAAACGGGGACGCGCCAAATAAAAGCCCTGATGGAGGAAGGGGACGAGCCCGTCGATGCGACCGAGCCGCTTTCGCCGGCCGAGCCGCGCCTGCCGCTGCGGCAGCGCGTGACGCCGCAGCATCGGCGGGCGGCGGCCCGCGTCGTCGGAGCGCTGGGGACGGGGCTGCTCGGCCTGGTTGCGAGCACGACGTTTGCCGGCGTGCTGGGGATGGCGTTCGACGGCGTGGCGGTGCAGGCCGCGGGCCTGCTGATCGGGCTGGCCGTGGGAGCGCTCACGCCGCGCGGGGGAGCGGCGGCCGGATACCTGGCGCTGAGCGTTGCGTTCATCGTGGCGGGAGCGCCGGCGGTCGGCTGCGTGCTGCTGGCGGTTGCCGCGGCGTGGTGGTGGTTCGTCGGTCGGGAAGACGACCCGAGCGCCAACGGCGGGCTCGCTGCGCCGCTCGCCGGCGCGTGCTGGCTCGCCCCGGTGGCGCCGCTTGCGGCCGGCATGATCGAGCGTCCGGCCCGCGCGGCGGCTACGGCGGCGTTCTCTCTGGTGGCAAGCGTGGCGTTGGGGTCATGCGCCCCGGGTGCGGCTGGCGGCGTCAGCGCGACGGGGGCGGAGGTGTTTGCGTGGCCGGTCGTCGAGCTGGCGTTGCACGGCGTGCCGGCGTCGGCGCAGGCGGGTGCGACGGCGCTCGTCACCACGCCGGCGCCCTGGATCCTCGGTGCGGGCTGGGTGGTCGCCGCCGGCCTGTTCGCCTTGCTGCGCAACCGCCCGACCAGGGGCTTTGCCATCTTCGGCGCCATTGCGGCCACGCTTGTGCTGCTGGGCGCCGTGGCGGCGTGCGCGGCGACGGCCGGCGTCAACGCCGCATCGGGAACCCTTGCCGCCCAAGTGGCAAGCACCGTGGCGTCCGGTGCGCTTGCGGTCGCCTTTGCCACGCTGGTGAACCCGGAAGCCCCGAACGCCGAGTACGAAATTAAAGCTGACTAA
- a CDS encoding PfkB family carbohydrate kinase, whose translation MASNETAENERELANVKLYDRAGAYIPRVAAVHDLCGYGKCSLGVAIPVLSAAGCDVCPVPTGLFSSHTAFPGWYMHDTTAMLRDYLDAWRGIGVDIDAVYSGFLGAPEQVDVILNLYETYPDALRVVDPVMADHGKIYPTYTPELCDAMAHLACSADILTPNLTEAAIILGEPIGESWGGVNIDDAEAHRMVNALLERGAKHVVLKGVQRGDGVIRNFVGGRELPIVEVHNDYVDYMLHGTGDVYASCLLAAVMAGQGIADAAQFAGEFVLASMEVSAQQPDFRDRGVNFESLLGRVTKLLR comes from the coding sequence ATGGCATCGAACGAAACCGCCGAGAACGAACGCGAGCTTGCGAACGTGAAGCTGTACGACCGGGCAGGCGCCTACATTCCGCGCGTGGCCGCCGTGCATGACCTGTGCGGCTACGGCAAGTGTTCCCTCGGCGTGGCCATTCCGGTGCTCTCTGCGGCCGGATGCGACGTTTGTCCTGTTCCGACGGGTCTTTTCTCGTCGCATACCGCGTTTCCGGGCTGGTACATGCACGATACCACCGCCATGTTGCGCGACTATCTCGACGCCTGGCGGGGCATCGGCGTGGACATCGACGCCGTGTATTCGGGCTTTTTGGGCGCCCCCGAGCAGGTCGACGTCATTTTGAACCTGTACGAAACGTACCCTGACGCACTGCGCGTGGTGGACCCCGTCATGGCCGACCACGGGAAGATCTACCCCACCTACACGCCCGAGCTGTGCGACGCGATGGCGCACCTGGCCTGCAGCGCCGACATCCTGACGCCGAACCTGACCGAGGCCGCCATCATTTTGGGCGAGCCCATCGGGGAGTCGTGGGGCGGCGTGAACATCGACGACGCCGAAGCGCATCGGATGGTGAACGCGCTGCTTGAGCGGGGCGCCAAGCACGTCGTGCTGAAGGGCGTGCAGCGCGGCGACGGCGTGATCAGGAATTTCGTGGGCGGACGCGAGCTGCCCATCGTGGAAGTGCACAACGACTACGTGGACTACATGCTGCACGGCACCGGTGACGTGTACGCGTCGTGTTTGCTGGCGGCCGTCATGGCCGGGCAGGGCATCGCGGACGCGGCCCAGTTTGCCGGCGAATTCGTGCTGGCGTCCATGGAGGTGTCGGCCCAGCAGCCCGATTTCCGCGACCGCGGCGTGAACTTCGAATCGCTGCTCGGCCGCGTGACGAAGCTTTTGCGGTAG
- a CDS encoding helix-turn-helix domain-containing protein produces the protein MGEMVDIKEAAKIVGVSGARMRQLAIAGTIRAKKFGNAWAFEVDDVIAYRDSPRKVGRPKKVTPQ, from the coding sequence ATGGGAGAAATGGTTGACATCAAGGAAGCTGCAAAGATTGTCGGCGTCAGCGGCGCCCGCATGCGTCAGCTTGCCATCGCGGGCACCATTCGCGCGAAGAAATTCGGGAATGCGTGGGCGTTTGAAGTCGACGACGTGATTGCATACCGCGACTCGCCGCGCAAGGTCGGTCGCCCGAAGAAGGTCACGCCGCAGTAA
- a CDS encoding anaerobic ribonucleoside triphosphate reductase yields the protein MVTTIIKRDGRTAEFRVEKIAEAVEKAFVACGTMQDRTAADEIAAKVVEKLEAGAIEGIPTVEGVQDLVEETLIEQGHVQTAKSYILYRAERSRVRDVNSRLIQTLKDITFSKAADSDMKRENANIDADTAMGTMLKYGSESAKQFYEMCVIDPKFARAHREGDIHIHDMDFYTLTTTCCQIELRKLFKGGFSTGHGVLREPNDIASYAALACIAIQSNQNDQHGGQSICDFDYGLAEGVKKTYRRLFKKHVAEALDLLSDVEDPRAFTEATLADIEKTRGWASLELDEGYEADLRAALSAAGASDDAVDRTIAYALKNAQADTDRTTFQAMEALVHNLNTMHSRAGAQTPFSSINYGMDTSPEGRMVIKNMLLATEEGLGSGETPIFPVQIFRVKEGVNYNPEDPNYDLFKLAMRCSAKRLFPNFSFLDAPFNIQYYKGTPETEIAYMGCRTRVMGNVFDPGREVTPGRGNLSFTSINLPRLAIRAKGDIDLFFDLLDAKLALVTGQLDERFEIQARKRVYNAPFLMGQGVWIDSEKLEPADEQREVLKHGTLTTGFIGLAECLVALTGKHHGESKASQNLGLEIVSHMRAYTDRISRERGMNYTLIATPAEGLSGRFVRMDRARYGSIPGVTDRDYYTNGFHVPVYYPINAFDKVEIEAPYHALTNGGHISYIELDGDPTENLDAFEAVIRHMKDCGMGYGSVNHPVDRDPVCGYNGIINDVCPKCGRREEEHGQAFERIRRITGYLVGTLDRFNDAKRAEEHDRVKHAVPASAIAEVDGRGVAE from the coding sequence ATGGTAACGACCATTATCAAACGCGACGGGCGCACGGCGGAATTCCGCGTCGAAAAGATCGCCGAGGCGGTGGAAAAGGCCTTCGTCGCGTGCGGAACCATGCAGGATCGCACGGCCGCCGACGAGATTGCCGCGAAGGTGGTCGAGAAGCTCGAGGCGGGCGCCATCGAGGGCATTCCCACCGTCGAAGGCGTGCAGGACCTTGTGGAGGAAACGCTCATCGAGCAGGGCCACGTGCAGACCGCGAAGTCCTACATTCTGTACCGGGCCGAGCGCAGCCGCGTGCGCGACGTGAACAGCCGCCTGATCCAGACGCTCAAAGACATCACGTTTTCCAAGGCCGCCGATTCGGACATGAAGCGCGAAAACGCCAACATCGACGCCGACACCGCCATGGGCACCATGCTGAAGTACGGCAGCGAATCGGCCAAGCAGTTCTACGAGATGTGCGTCATCGACCCGAAGTTCGCCCGTGCGCATCGCGAAGGCGACATCCACATCCACGACATGGACTTCTACACGCTGACCACCACCTGCTGCCAGATCGAGCTGCGCAAGCTGTTCAAGGGCGGGTTCTCCACGGGGCACGGCGTGTTGCGCGAGCCGAACGACATCGCCTCGTATGCGGCGCTGGCCTGCATCGCCATCCAGTCGAACCAAAACGACCAGCACGGCGGGCAGTCCATCTGCGATTTCGACTACGGCCTGGCCGAAGGCGTGAAGAAGACCTACCGGCGCCTGTTCAAGAAGCACGTCGCCGAAGCGCTCGATTTGCTCTCCGACGTGGAAGATCCGCGCGCGTTCACCGAAGCGACGCTGGCCGACATCGAAAAGACGCGCGGCTGGGCGTCGCTCGAGCTCGATGAGGGCTACGAGGCCGACCTGCGCGCGGCGTTGTCCGCCGCCGGCGCGTCCGACGACGCCGTCGACCGCACGATCGCCTATGCGCTGAAGAACGCCCAGGCCGACACCGACCGCACGACGTTCCAGGCCATGGAGGCGCTCGTCCACAACCTCAACACCATGCATTCCCGCGCTGGCGCGCAAACGCCGTTCTCGTCCATCAACTACGGCATGGACACCTCGCCGGAAGGCCGCATGGTCATCAAGAACATGCTGCTGGCCACCGAAGAAGGCCTGGGCTCGGGCGAGACGCCCATCTTCCCCGTGCAGATCTTCCGCGTGAAGGAAGGCGTGAACTACAACCCCGAAGATCCCAACTACGACCTGTTCAAGCTGGCCATGCGCTGCTCGGCCAAGCGCCTGTTCCCGAACTTCAGCTTCCTGGACGCGCCGTTCAACATCCAGTACTACAAAGGCACGCCGGAAACGGAGATCGCCTACATGGGTTGCCGCACGCGCGTCATGGGCAACGTGTTCGATCCCGGCCGCGAGGTCACGCCCGGCCGCGGCAACCTGTCGTTCACGTCCATCAACCTGCCGCGCCTGGCCATCCGCGCGAAGGGCGACATCGATCTGTTCTTCGACCTGCTGGACGCGAAGCTGGCGCTGGTGACCGGCCAGCTCGACGAGCGTTTCGAAATCCAGGCCCGCAAGCGCGTCTACAACGCTCCCTTCCTCATGGGCCAGGGCGTGTGGATCGACTCGGAGAAGCTGGAGCCTGCCGACGAGCAGCGCGAAGTCTTGAAGCACGGCACGCTGACCACGGGTTTCATCGGGCTGGCAGAATGCCTGGTGGCGCTGACCGGCAAGCATCACGGCGAGTCGAAGGCGTCGCAGAACCTGGGCCTGGAAATCGTCAGCCACATGCGCGCCTACACCGACCGCATCTCGCGCGAGCGCGGCATGAACTACACGCTCATCGCCACGCCGGCAGAAGGGCTGTCGGGCCGCTTCGTGCGCATGGACCGTGCGCGTTACGGGTCCATCCCCGGCGTGACCGACCGCGACTACTACACGAACGGCTTCCACGTGCCGGTGTATTACCCCATCAACGCGTTTGACAAGGTGGAGATCGAGGCGCCGTACCACGCGCTCACGAACGGCGGCCACATCAGCTACATCGAGCTGGACGGCGACCCGACCGAAAACCTGGACGCGTTCGAGGCCGTCATCCGCCACATGAAGGACTGCGGCATGGGCTACGGTTCGGTGAATCATCCGGTCGACCGCGACCCGGTGTGCGGCTACAACGGCATCATCAACGACGTGTGCCCGAAGTGCGGCCGTCGCGAGGAAGAGCACGGCCAGGCCTTCGAGCGCATCCGCCGCATCACGGGGTACCTGGTAGGCACGCTTGACCGCTTCAACGACGCCAAGCGCGCCGAAGAGCATGACCGCGTGAAGCATGCGGTGCCGGCCAGCGCCATCGCTGAGGTGGATGGCAGAGGGGTGGCTGAATAA
- a CDS encoding DUF6724 family protein, which yields MDAAQLYHFLFETYEGIGVLIGAGLVISLIASVIMERRTRKTFVDREPSKDDWSLFDDDEEEEEQPAPKAPKKAASAQGKK from the coding sequence ATGGACGCAGCCCAGCTCTACCATTTCCTTTTTGAAACCTATGAGGGCATCGGCGTGCTTATCGGCGCCGGCCTGGTCATTTCGCTCATCGCAAGCGTGATCATGGAACGCCGCACCCGCAAGACGTTCGTCGATCGCGAGCCGAGCAAAGACGACTGGTCGCTGTTCGACGACGATGAGGAGGAAGAAGAGCAGCCGGCCCCGAAGGCCCCGAAGAAGGCCGCGTCGGCACAAGGAAAGAAATAG
- a CDS encoding homocysteine S-methyltransferase family protein has translation MPDISLRFHKDMLVLSSPIDGLLRDQGFDLERDLEYASTLEPESLRDQLRLNAMAGAAVLVAPLAGLTPARLAHQGFEDRAADVAASVAKIANGLRPQHLLLEIGPCGLPLDPASKASLDENRDQYARAARACAGLTFDALFLNGFASAVDLKCALMGVRQASDAPVFASISVDAAGVALKGGTLLEDAVAMMGEYGAAVAGFATKAGPDAALALAKRAVAATPLPVLVALEAGEATDRPGIAGLRDDPENPYANPDALVDVAVRLRAAGVQFLRCEGAARPAHAGALAVAVSGRDVARPDIEEG, from the coding sequence ATGCCCGATATTTCCTTGCGCTTCCATAAAGACATGCTCGTGCTTTCCTCGCCGATCGACGGGCTGCTGCGAGACCAGGGGTTCGACCTGGAACGAGACCTTGAATATGCCAGCACGCTCGAGCCTGAGTCGCTGCGCGACCAGCTGCGCTTGAACGCGATGGCCGGGGCTGCCGTGCTGGTGGCGCCGCTTGCGGGCCTGACGCCTGCCCGCCTTGCCCATCAGGGCTTCGAGGACCGTGCCGCCGATGTGGCGGCGTCGGTGGCCAAGATCGCCAACGGCCTGCGCCCGCAGCACCTGCTGCTGGAGATCGGGCCGTGCGGGCTGCCGCTCGATCCGGCCAGCAAGGCGTCGCTGGACGAAAATCGCGACCAGTATGCGCGGGCGGCGCGGGCGTGCGCGGGGCTGACATTCGACGCGCTGTTCCTCAACGGGTTTGCGTCGGCGGTCGACCTGAAGTGCGCGCTCATGGGGGTTCGGCAGGCGTCCGACGCGCCGGTGTTCGCGTCGATCTCGGTCGATGCGGCGGGCGTGGCGCTCAAGGGGGGCACCCTGCTGGAAGACGCCGTCGCCATGATGGGCGAATACGGGGCCGCGGTCGCAGGATTCGCGACGAAGGCGGGTCCCGATGCGGCGCTGGCGCTGGCGAAGCGGGCGGTGGCGGCCACGCCGTTGCCGGTGCTGGTGGCGCTTGAGGCGGGCGAGGCGACGGACAGGCCGGGCATCGCCGGTCTGCGCGACGACCCGGAAAACCCTTACGCCAACCCCGACGCGCTCGTGGACGTGGCGGTGCGGCTGCGGGCGGCGGGCGTGCAGTTCCTGCGCTGCGAAGGCGCGGCCCGGCCGGCGCACGCCGGCGCGCTTGCGGTGGCCGTGAGCGGCCGCGACGTCGCACGCCCCGACATCGAGGAAGGGTAG